The genomic window CACCAACCCCCATTCAGCAGCAAGCAATTCCCGCCATTCTGAAAGGGCAAGACGTTTTCGCCAGCGCCCAAACAGGAACGGGAAAGACGGCTGGCTTTACCCTGCCTCTACTGCAACTCCTGGACACAACCAACCCCAACAACGGGCATCGCAAGCCTCGCGCCCTCATCCTCACCCCCACTCGCGAATTGGCAGATCAGGTCAAGGATAGCGTCCAAACCTATGGCAAATACCTGTCCCTGCGATCGACAGCGATCTATGGCGGCGTCGGCATTGGGCCGCAAATTCAAACGCTGCGTCGGGGAATTGATATTCTAGTCGCTACGCCCGGTCGGTTGCTCGACCACCTTGGGCAAAAGACCGTAGACCTATCCCAGATAGAGATACTGGTGCTGGATGAATGCGATCGGATGTTAGATATGGGCTTCATCCACGACATCCGCAAAATCTTGGCGAAACTGCCCGCATCGCGGCAAACGCTGATGTTTTCTGCCACTTTCTCTAAAGAGATTCAGCAGCTTGCCAGCACTCTGCTAAATTCTCCGACACAGATCGAAGTGGCTCCCCGCAATACCGCCGCCGAACAGGTGGAACAGGTGGTTCATCCTGTCGATCGCGATCGCAAGCGAGAACTCCTTTCTTATATGATCGGGTTCCACAATTGGAAACAGGTACTGGTCTTCACCCGCACCAAACACGGAGCCAACCGTCTAGCCGAGCAGCTTGCTAAAGATGGGCTGAAAAGCACCGCAATTCATGGCAACAAAACTCAGGCAGCCCGCACCCGTGCCCTGCAAGACTTTAAGCAAGGGAAAGTGCGGGTATTAGTTGCTACCGACGTAGCATCGCGGGGACTAGATATCGACCAGCTTCCCCATGTGGTGAACTTTGAACTACCCAATGTCCCAGAAGACTACGTGCATCGCATCGGTCGCACAGGTCGCGCTGGAAACGTTGGACGAGCCGTTTCCCTAGTCTCTAGCGATGAATATCCACTCTTAAAAGACATCGAACGGTTGCTCAATCGAACCCTTGCCAAGCTAGTAATTCGAGGGTACGAGCCAACCTCCCCAGCTCAGCCTGTGGCAGAGCAACTGAAGCCGAAGCGATCGAATCAACGTCGCAGTAGCCAGGGAAAGTCCCAGACACCATCCACACCCACCCGCAGCAAAAAGTCCACAAAATCGGGGAATCGCGATCGAAAACGGCTCCGCACTGCCTAAGCCTCCTGCGATTACCGCCGAAAGAAGGCTAGATCCCCGACTTCTTAGAGAAGTCGGGGATCTGTTGCGCTGGCAATTGGAATACTGAGAGTAAGAAAGCGTTTGCCAAAACTTCATCAATCGCACCGAGGTTAAGATTACAATGCCATCTCTCTCGTTTGATACTTATTTAAAGTCAATTCAAAAGAACCTGCAAAAAGGAAGTGAGCGTAGCCATTACCCAGCATTAAAAAATTTGCTGGACGATCCCGCTAATGGAATTG from Aerosakkonema funiforme FACHB-1375 includes these protein-coding regions:
- a CDS encoding DEAD/DEAH box helicase, translated to MTFRNLGLSTDLLRAVADSGYTSPTPIQQQAIPAILKGQDVFASAQTGTGKTAGFTLPLLQLLDTTNPNNGHRKPRALILTPTRELADQVKDSVQTYGKYLSLRSTAIYGGVGIGPQIQTLRRGIDILVATPGRLLDHLGQKTVDLSQIEILVLDECDRMLDMGFIHDIRKILAKLPASRQTLMFSATFSKEIQQLASTLLNSPTQIEVAPRNTAAEQVEQVVHPVDRDRKRELLSYMIGFHNWKQVLVFTRTKHGANRLAEQLAKDGLKSTAIHGNKTQAARTRALQDFKQGKVRVLVATDVASRGLDIDQLPHVVNFELPNVPEDYVHRIGRTGRAGNVGRAVSLVSSDEYPLLKDIERLLNRTLAKLVIRGYEPTSPAQPVAEQLKPKRSNQRRSSQGKSQTPSTPTRSKKSTKSGNRDRKRLRTA